In the Podospora pseudocomata strain CBS 415.72m chromosome 5, whole genome shotgun sequence genome, one interval contains:
- the CHO1 gene encoding CDP-diacylglycerol-serine O-phosphatidyltransferase (COG:I; EggNog:ENOG503NU2S; BUSCO:EOG09263MR4), which yields MSKRTSVAASGSAASSSNDATVSKSPALKDNKQDLLLSSDVGHFSLVRALHLADLITELNGLCGILSVFSSLRYCIATGHLASALNTEAHSTLYWALGFLPLGLFFDFFDGKVARWRKKSSMMGQELDSLADLISFGVAPASAAFAMGLRTPVDHLLLGFFVLCGLTRLARFNVTAAAIPKDATGKAKYFEGTPIPTTLATDAVMAYWISKGWIHEALPLGTLFTGTLLEFHPVALMFAIHGCLMCSKTIHIPKP from the exons atgtcAAAGAGAACAAGCGTCGCGGCCTCCGGCTctgccgcctcctccagcaacgATGCCACCGTCTCCAAGTCGCCAGCGC TAAAAGACAACAAGcaagacctcctcctctcgtCCGATGTAGGCCACTTCTCCCTCGTTCGCGCCCTCCACCTGGCCGACCTCATCACCGAGCTCAACGGCCTCTGCGGCATCCTCTCCGTCTTTTCCTCTCTGCGGTACTGCATCGCCACGGGCCACCTCGCCTCGGCGCTGAACACGGAAGCCCACTCGACGCTCTACTGGGCGCTGGGGTTCCTGCCTCTGGGGTTGTTCTTTGACTTTTTCGACGGTAAAGTTGCGCGGTGGAGGAAAAAGAGCAGCATGATGGGGCAGGAGCTGGATTCGCTTGCCGATCTT ATCTCGTTCGGCGTAGCCCCAGCCTCAGCCGCCTTCGCCATGGGCCTCCGCACACCAgtcgaccacctcctcctcggcttctttGTCTTGTGCGGCCTGACGAGACTGGCCCGGTTCAACGtcactgccgccgccatccccaAGGATGCCACAGGAAAGGCAAAATACTTTGAGGGAACCCCCATCCCTACAACGTTGGCTACCGACGCGGTGATGGCGTATTGGATCTCCAAGGGCTGGATTCACGAGGCGTTGCCTCTGGGCACTTTGTTCACGGGCACCCTCCTAGAGTTTCACCCGGTGGCGCTCATGTTTGCTATTCATGGGTGTTTGATGTGCAGCAAGACGATTCATATCCCTAAGCCTTAG
- a CDS encoding hypothetical protein (COG:S; EggNog:ENOG503NY5G) — translation MMAPLRSPDILMPALTGWVILSLARGALAHGGHGGMEVTEADKPLPEDQYPPTYFAHPDHKAAIYGHIVLMVLGWMFVLPAAVMLSLARSRYTVYAQFSFLALNTGGMLLGIVYNASTPDLYPNNAHHKIGWIVTIAAVSQVAIGLLARVAGMIKRGELGNVGERQGFIPVSTEAIQAHESGFPGPYRRFSHDSGQSTELGSETLRSHSISSPPTSPTIPSHLAHKEYQHDDGFEDEDLEHNVPSLKKTGKALSMVAKVAGKISDRFWKILMFAYNFVDRTILLLSFLALCTGLITYARFFEGNGIFSGLAHWIKGGVFVWLGWWTLARWAGSFGDLGWAWNVCPKKAGQKWCPSAEFVESALIFFYGSTNVFLEHLGNWGGEWSSQDLEHVSITVLFIGGGLCGMLIESIRIRNLLNFHVVETAQEDHIDRDQLREPETYAFSLNPIPALVIILTGLMMSSHTQENMISTMVHKQWGDLITAASLSRGLSYVVMYLKPPKTIYPSRPPTELLTAFGLTAGGFMFMASSSDTVDGMIHYQLNPMFMYTVTMGFVALMMAWVILLVALKGWAEKREAAGRLTGRAFA, via the exons ATGATGGCACCTTTGAGATCACCTGATATCCTCATGCCAGCCCTTACGGGCTGGGTAATCCTCAGCCTCGCCCGAGGAGCCCTCGCACATGGGGGGCATGGCGGCATGGAGGTGACAGAAGCCGACAAGCCTCTCCCAGAGGATCAATACCCACCGACATATTTCGCCCATCCGGACCACAAAGCGGCTATCTACGGACATATTGTCTTGATGGTTCTGGGTTGGATGTTTGTACTGCCCGCAGCTGTTATGCTATCCCTTGCTCGCTCAAGATACACCGTCTATGCGCAGTTCAGCTTCCTCGCTTTAAACACGGGTGGCATGCTGTTGGGCATCGTCTACAACGCCAGCACGCCGGATCTCTACCCAAATAATGCCCACCACAAGATCGGATGGATCGTCACCATCGCTGCCGTATCCCAGGTGGCCATTGGACTTTTGGCACGCGTGGCCGGCATGATAAAGAGGGGAGAGTTGGGCAACGTGGGAGAACGCCAGGGTTTCATCCCCGTGTCGACTGAGGCCATTCAAGCCCACGAATCAGGATTTCCTGGTCCCTACCGTCGGTTTTCCCATGACAGCGGACAGAGCACAGAGCTCGGCTCGGAAACTCTCCGCAGTCACTCTATCTCgtcacctccaacctctcccactATCCCTTCACATCTCGCTCACAAAGAGTACCAACATGATGACGGTTTTGAGGACGAAGATCTCGAGCACAACGTGCCATCGTTGAAAAAGACTGGCAAGGCTCTCTCGATGGTGGCAAAGGTGGCTGGCAAGATCTCGGATCGCTTCTGGAAAATCCTCATGTTTGCCTATAACTTTGTTGATCGGACGATTCTTCTCCTTAGCTTCCTTGCACTCTGCACAGGGCTTATCACCTACGCCCGATTCTTT GAGGGCAACGGGATCTTTAGTGGTCTGGCACATTGGATCAAAGGGGGTGTTTTTGTCtggttgggatggtggaCGCTCGCTCGTTGGGCTGGCAGTTTTGGCGATCTTGGATGG GCTTGGAATGTCTGTCCGAAAAAGGCGGGCCAGAAATGGTGTCCTTCTGCCGAATTCGTCGAAAGTGCCCTCATCTTCTTTTATGGATCGACTAACGTCTTCCTCGAGCATCTCGGCAattggggtggtgagtggtCCTCTCAAGATTTGGAACACGTCTCTATTACGGTCTTGTTCATTGGCGGCGGCCTCTGCGGTATGCTCATCGAGTCGATACGCATTCGCAATCTCTTGAACTTTCATGTTGTCGAAACCGCCCAGGAGGATCACATAGACAGGGACCAACTCCGCGAGCCAGAGACATACGCCTTTTCTCTCAACCCCATACCGGCTCTTGTGATCATTCTCACGGGCCTGATGATGAGCTCACATACACAAGAGAACATGATCTCGACCATGGTCCACAAGCAATGGGGCGATCTCATCACTGCTGCGTCGCTTTCCCGCGGCTTAAGTTATGTTGTTATGTACCTCAAGCCGCCCAAGACGATTTACCCCTCAAGGCCACCAACGGAGTTGTTGACGGCTTTTGGTCTTACCGCTGGCGGTTTCATGTTCATGGCTAGTTCCAGTGACACGGTCGACGGCATGATCCACTATCAGCTCAACCCGATGTTCATGTACACGGTTACCATGGGCTTCGTTgcgttgatgatggcgtGGGTGATTTTGCTGGTGGCGTTGAAGGGTTGGGCGGAAAAACGGGAGGCGGCGGGTAGGTTAACTGGGAGGGCATTTGCGTGA
- the THS1 gene encoding threonyl-tRNA synthetase (EggNog:ENOG503NUM7; COG:J), with the protein MEKVEKVTEALKKATIGGDEKKKAKKEKKAAPAADASAGPLEVNPPPSFIQERIDLFDRLYKEQQEEIASRPREDITITMPDGTIKVGKSYETTPAGIAKGISNSLFKRTVVARIDGETLWDLERPLEKSCKLELLDFNDDQGKFVFWHSSAHILGEACERRFGCSLCIGPPVDNGFYYEMALPDGAAVQSTDWAPLESIVSKVVKEKQPFQRLEMSKEDLLKMFAYNKYKQHIIKDKIEDGTKTTVYRNGPLIDLCRGPHVPDTGRIEAFAIMKNSSSYFLGDANNDSLQRIYGVSFPDKKQMAAHKKFLEEAAKRDHRLIGKQQELFYFEECSPGSAMWLPHGMRIHNAIMDYIKEEYWARGYDEVMTPNMFNVSLWEQSGHLAHYKEDMFLLDVDKEQFGLKPMNCPAHAMMFRHRERSHKELPLRLADFGVLHRNEASGALSGLTRVRRFQQDDAHIFCREDQIKEEVADLFDFMRKFYGILGLTFKLKLSTRPEKFLGEIETWDRAESRLKEALDEFAASDKDGGVSWELNPGDGAFYGPKIDIAVLDCLNRPWQCATIQLDFQQPQNFSLEYQTGEAVQKGETKAAVEEPAPPAPEAEAEKDKDGKEKKKPLLIKKALSPGCARPVMIHRAMAGSIERFTAILAEHFAGKWPFWMSPRQVIVIPVGMGFLDYAKEVAALLKKEKFYADVDSSGNTLQKKIRNGQLAQYNFVFVVGDDEMRNRKVNIRYRDDTSTQARDVPFDLDEAIQKLRQLKSDRGMYNPFPHVAEAKKEEVNA; encoded by the exons ATGGAGAAGGTCGAAAAGGTCACCGAAGCCCTCAAGAAGGCCACAATCGGCGgcgatgagaagaagaaggccaagaaggagaagaaggccgcccCTGCCGCCGATGCCAGCGCCGGCCCCCTCGAGGTGaatccccctccatccttcATCCAGGAGCGTATCGACCTGTTCGACCGCCTGTACAAGGAACAGCAGGAGGAAATCGCCAGTAGACCTCGCGAGGACATCACAATCACAATGCCAGATGGCACCATCAAGGTCGGCAAATCGTACGagaccacccccgccggAATTGCCAAGGGCATCTCCAACAGCCTCTTCAAGCGCACTGTTGTTGCGAGAATCGATGGCGAGACATTGTGGGATCTCGAGCGTCCCCTCGAGAAGAGCTGCAAGCTTGAGCTTCTGGACTTCAACGATGACCAGGGCAAGTTTGTCTTCTGGCATTCCAGCGCACATATTCTTGGCGAGGCCTGCGAGCGGAGGTTCGGTTGCTCGCTGTGCATTGGTCCCCCAGTGGACAATGGTTTCTACTACGAAATGGCTCTGCCAGATGGTGCCGCTGTTCAGTCCACAGACTGGGCGCCACTTGAGAGTATTGTCAGCAAggtggtcaaggagaagcagcctTTCCAGAGACTCGAGATGAGCAAGGAGGACCTGCTCAAGATGTTTGCCTACAACAAGTACAAGCAGCACAtcatcaaggacaagatTGAGGATGGCACCAAGACCACAGTTTACAGGAACGGCCCCTTGATCGATTTGTGCAGAGGCCCCCACGTCCCCGACACTGGCAGAATCGAGGCTTTTGCCATCATGAAGAACTCGTCTTCTTACTTCCTCGGTGATGCGAACAACGACTCCCTTCAGAGAATCTACGGTGTATCTTTCCCCGACAAGAAGCAAATGGCTGCCCATAAGaagtttttggaggaggccgcTAAGCGCGACCACCGCTTGATTGGCAAGCAGCAAGAGTTGTTCTATTTTGAGGAGTGCTCGCCCGGTTCGGCCATGTGGCTGCCCCACGGTATGCGCATCCACAATGCGATTATGGATTACATCAAGGAGGAGTACTGGGCCCGTGGCTACGACGAGGTCATGACTCCCAATATGTTTAACGTGTCTCTTTGGGAGCAATCTGGCCACTTGGCGCATTACAAGGAGGACATGTTCCTTCTTGACGTGGACAAGGAGCAGTTCGGTCTCAAGCCCATGAACTGCCCGGCCCACGCCATGATGTTCCGTCACAGAGAGCGCAGTCACAAGGAACTTCCCCTCCGCCTTGCCGATTTCGGTGTCCTCCACCGTAACGAAGCCAGCGGTGCGCTCAGCGGTCTCACCAGAGTGAGAAGATTCCAGCAGGATGATGCCCACATCTTCTGCCGCGAGGACCAGATCAAGGAGGAAGTTGCCGATCTCTTCGACTTCATGCGCAAGTTCTACGGTATCCTCGGCCTCACATTCAAGCTCAAGCTTTCTACTCGCCCAGAAAAGTTCCTTGGTGAGATCGAGACATGGGACCGCGCCGAGTCTCGTCTTAAGGAGGCTCTTGACGAGTTTGCTGCCTCTGAcaaggatggtggtgtctcTTGGGAGCTCAACCCTGGTGATGGCGCCTTCTACGGCCCCAAGATTGATATCGCTGTGCTGGACTGCCTCAACAGACCGTGGCAGTGCGCCACCATCCAGCTTGACTTCCAGCAGCCCCAGAACTTCTCACTCGAGTATCAGACTGGCGAGGCTGTGCAAAAGGGTGAGAccaaggctgctgttgaggagcctgctcctcctgctcctgaggccgaggctgagaaggacaaggacggcaaggagaagaagaagcctcttctcatcaagaaggctcTTTCTCCTGGCTGTGCCCGCCCTGTCATGATCCACCGTGCCATGGCTGGCAGTATCGAGCGCTTCACTGCCATTTTGGCTGAGCACTTTGCCGGCAAGTGGCCATTCTGGATGTCGCCTCGCCAGGTTATCGTTATCCCCGTTGGCATGGGCTTCTTGGATTACGCTAAGGAGGTCGCTGccctgctgaagaaggagaagtttTATGCCG ATGTCGACAGCTCCGGCAACACCCTCCAGAAGAAGATTCGCAACGGCCAGCTCGCCCAAT ACAACTTCGTCTTCGTGGTcggcgacgacgagatgCGCAACCGCAAGGTCAACATCCGCTATCGCGACGACACCTCCACTCAGGCGAGAGATGTGCCTTTTGACTTGGACGAGGCCATCCAGAAGCTCAGGCAGCTCAAGTCTGACAGGGGCATgtacaaccccttccctcatGTGGccgaggcgaagaaggaggaggtcaacgCTTag
- a CDS encoding hypothetical protein (COG:S; EggNog:ENOG503P031) encodes MAQLSDFPDEIIRHVLHFVSAEDNLRNFQLASRRLHNIANEPLLWRTYCLRCFHFWDARHNLEKKLKARASSVGWKDLWLERRRTNFRVERWLDGIVRTTRGQARRVAAICELGLDVKDYLLDQRYIDDSDEYVLAKKYWAQATLDSLHRGLAVEVWFSYQGRLNSREHLDAALGAFDMFVLHDQDHDLNYIARTLDQYAIQYITEHPHSKRFNTRDKAINLMRWLRLKNYIGAEFPISEYRNLQYCLIGHVLSEREHASLPLVAAAIFVCVAQRLGINAACLNFPGHAYVSVEPPAGEDLDGELVWSNKRPTALHRMYIDPFTSDHEVPIEYLRAKLVEHGWESDDDSASFQPSPVPIIVQRMAKNLKASWAEVYTLPENDPKIISTGRLRTGVPLRNLNTAKYAAMWADLMTKDPATFRWSDSLSRLLAECSQHWSEDLWILEKYLSPVYEAYDSFLKRQPMAMDDRVGWQHVPDIIRMMNNLDNRGSTACHRRYTEDIQRSVHYKIGQVFRHKRYGYVGVINGWRSKNVMLPDPHTVSHEDARVEGGRFDMYSEMGYGRRPTDKIFYTCVRPAYCRLRIAQENVEIIMDPAEIPEELFIAAGRFFKRFDRESCRFVSNIKEYYPDD; translated from the exons ATGGCTCAACTCTCCGACTTCCCGGATGAGATCATCCGTCACGTCCTTCACTTTGTGTCTGCTGAAGACAACCTCCGCAACTTCCAGCTAGCATCACGACGCCTACATAATATCGCGAACGAGCCCCTGCTGTGGCGAACTTATTGTCTGCGTTGTTTCCACTTTTGGGATGCGAGACACAACctcgagaagaagctcaaagCCAGAGCCTCTTCGGTTGGCTGGAAGGACTTGTGGCTGGAGAGGCGGAGAACAAACTTTCGGGTGGAACGATGGCTGGATGGTATCGTGAGGACCACCAGAGGTCAGGCCAGGAGGGTAGCAGCCATCTGTGAGCTTGGGCTAGATGTCAAGGACTACTTGCTGGATCAGCGCTACATTGACGACTCGGACGAGTATgtgttggcgaagaagtACTGGGCGCAAGCCACCTTGGACAGTCTTCATAGGGGACTAGCAGTGGAGGTATGGTTCAGTTACCAAGGGCGTCTCAACAGCAGGGAACATCTCGATGCTGCGCTGGGGGCTTTTGACATGTTTGTCTTGCACGACCAGGATCATGATCTTAACTAC ATCGCCCGGACGCTTGATCAGTACGCCATCCAATACATCACGGAGCATCCACATTCCAAAAGGTTCAACACGAGAGACAAAGCCATTAACCTGATGCGCTGGCTTCGACTCAAGAATTACATTGGCGCCGAGTTCCCCATCAGCGAGTATCGCAATCTGCAGTACTGCCTTATTGGACACGTCCTATCCGAAAGGGAGCACGCGTCGCTCCCCCTGGTTGCGGCTGCCATCTTCGTTTGCGTGGCCCAACGGTTGGGGATAAATGCCGCCTGTCTCAACTTCCCAGGTCATGCCTATGTCAGCGTCGAGCCGCCCGCCGGCGAAGACCTGGACGGCGAGCTTGTGTGGAGCAACAAGCGACCGACAGCTTTGCACCGCATGTACATCGATCCCTTCACCTCAGATCACGAGGTGCCCATCGAATACCTTCGCGCCAAGTTAGTCGAACATGGCTGGGAAAGCGACGACGACTCTGCCAGTTTCCAGCCGTCGCCCGTGCCCATCATCGTCCAGCGAATGGCAAAAAACCTCAAGGCCTCATGGGCTGAGGTGTACACGCTTCCCGAAAACGACCCCAAGATCATCTCTACCGGCCGCCTCCGTACCGGTGTTCCTCTTCGCAACCTCAATACAGCCAAATACGCCGCCATGTGGGCTGACCTCATGACCAAGGATCCAGCCACCTTTCGGTGGAGTGACTCCCTGTCCAGGCTCCTGGCAGAATGTTCACAACACTGGTCAGAAGATTTATGGATTCTCGAGAAGTATCTCTCGCCCGTGTACGAAGCGTACGACTCGTTCCTCAAACGCCAGCCTATGGCCATGGATGACCGCGTCGGGTGGCAGCACGTTCCGGATATCATCCGAATGATGAACAATCTCGACAACCGGGGGTCAACAGCGTGTCATAGAAGGTACACAGAGGACATTCAGCGGTCGGTGCACTACAAGATTGGACAGGTTTTTAGGCACAAGAGGTACGGGTATGTGGGCGTTATCAACGGGTGGAGAAGCAAGAATGTGATGCTGCCGGATCCGCATACGGTCTCGCATGAGGATGCAAGGGTGGAAGGTGGAAGATTTGATATGTATTCTGAGATGGGGTATGGCCGGCGGCCGACTGACAAGATTTTTTATACTTGCGT GAGACCGGCGTATTGTCGCCTCAGAATTGCGCAGGAGAATGTGGAGATTATCATGGATCCGGCTGAAATTCCAGAGGAGCTTTTTATCGCGGCGGGTAGGTTCTTTAAAAGGTTTGATCGGGAGAGTTGTCGGTTTGTTTCCAACATTAAGGAGTACTACCCTGATGATTGA